From the genome of Schaalia dentiphila ATCC 17982, one region includes:
- a CDS encoding response regulator transcription factor: MGDTSSMSTPGTEAKLLVVDDEPNIRDLLASSLRFAGFDVITAEDGSGAFHEAQASRPDLIVLDVMLPDMDGFTVTRRLRDAGITTPVLFLTARDDMRDKIQGLTVGGDDYVTKPFGLEEVVARIRAILRRTMGSEEDDAFLRVGDLVIDEDAHEVTRAGVPIDLSPTEFKLLRYLVINAGRVVSKMQILDHVWEYDWDGEVAIVESYISYLRRKLAVEGASGELIHTKRGVGYILRAED; the protein is encoded by the coding sequence ATGGGCGACACTAGTTCCATGAGCACCCCGGGAACCGAAGCAAAACTGCTCGTTGTCGACGACGAGCCCAACATCCGCGACCTCCTCGCCTCCTCCCTGCGTTTCGCCGGCTTCGACGTCATCACCGCCGAGGATGGCAGCGGCGCATTTCACGAAGCCCAGGCCTCGCGCCCGGACCTCATTGTCCTCGACGTCATGCTCCCCGACATGGACGGCTTCACCGTCACCAGGCGCCTGCGCGACGCCGGCATCACCACCCCGGTCCTCTTCCTCACCGCGCGCGACGACATGCGCGACAAGATCCAAGGCCTGACCGTCGGCGGCGACGACTACGTCACTAAGCCCTTCGGCCTCGAAGAGGTCGTCGCCCGCATCCGCGCCATCCTGCGCCGCACCATGGGCTCCGAAGAAGACGACGCGTTCCTGCGCGTCGGAGACCTCGTCATCGACGAGGACGCCCACGAAGTCACGCGCGCCGGCGTACCCATCGACCTGTCCCCCACCGAATTCAAGCTCCTGCGCTACCTCGTCATCAACGCGGGGCGCGTCGTCTCCAAGATGCAGATCCTCGACCACGTGTGGGAATACGACTGGGACGGCGAAGTCGCCATCGTCGAGTCCTACATCTCCTACCTGCGGCGCAAACTCGCCGTCGAGGGGGCCTCCGGGGAGCTGATCCACACCAAGCGTGGGGTCGGCTACATCCTGCGCGCTGAGGACTGA
- a CDS encoding uracil-DNA glycosylase, translating to MGEHNPRPLAELIDPGWARALAPVEGRVHELGAMLAAEVKAGHGYLPAGTDVLRAFTYPFDKVKVLIVGQDPYPTPGHAMGLSFSVHPGVALPKSLINIFRELSEDMGVPAPTSGDLTPWCEQGVCLLNRVLTVRPGAPASHRGRGWEEVTQCAIDALVSRKRSDGSRAPLVAILWGKDAQSLTPRLGDTPTIASAHPSPLSAYRGFFGSKPFSRANELLEAQGASGVDWSLGASH from the coding sequence ATGGGTGAACACAATCCGCGTCCGTTGGCCGAGTTGATTGATCCGGGCTGGGCTCGGGCGCTGGCTCCGGTGGAGGGGCGCGTCCACGAGTTGGGCGCGATGTTGGCCGCTGAGGTCAAGGCGGGACATGGCTACCTGCCTGCGGGCACGGATGTTCTCCGTGCCTTCACGTACCCGTTCGACAAGGTGAAGGTACTGATTGTCGGGCAGGATCCGTATCCGACGCCGGGGCATGCGATGGGGCTGTCGTTTTCGGTGCACCCGGGGGTGGCCTTGCCCAAGTCGCTCATCAACATTTTCCGCGAACTGAGCGAGGATATGGGCGTTCCCGCTCCGACGTCGGGTGACCTGACGCCGTGGTGCGAGCAGGGCGTGTGTCTGCTCAACCGCGTGTTGACGGTGCGCCCGGGTGCGCCCGCATCGCATCGAGGCCGCGGCTGGGAGGAGGTGACGCAGTGCGCGATTGACGCCCTGGTGTCCCGGAAGCGTTCGGATGGCTCGCGCGCTCCCCTCGTGGCGATTTTGTGGGGCAAGGACGCGCAGTCGCTCACACCGCGTCTGGGTGACACGCCGACTATTGCGTCCGCCCACCCGTCGCCGCTCTCTGCGTATCGAGGGTTTTTCGGGTCGAAGCCGTTCTCGCGCGCAAATGAACTGTTGGAGGCACAGGGCGCGTCGGGCGTGGATTGGTCGCTGGGCGCTTCTCATTGA
- a CDS encoding PH domain-containing protein, whose amino-acid sequence MSADLSSDGIAPEDWQPLHPLTYVPRVVGSVTGIVGAVSLSNASAIGRMLNGETPQWFETTGIFLGLLMIAGIVLAIAGAYCYLAWTKTRYAVSNTAIWYRAGILKRTQRHARLTRIQTINVSYSLVGRLLRLGYLDIEVAGGTDSSIKLGLLPAQCLEELRALLLALASGAIDEVVDPADVTGASARVATAKTPLEAPERPVFTVGFVKLLASMLATIDNAIALFFGIFLLGLNGFLVGVVGVTSIMSFLGILAGAFSLLVGVWARFDREFGFTAAIAADGVRIDRGLTARRHVTIPPGRIHAIEVSQPLIWRLFGWYRVEITQAGNAAHTTDEKNKGMQVDVASDVLLPVGSRVEAIQAIAMAIPDLGVEDPDSFLESLRAGTGEDRWMTPIPHSARILDPLVYKRRAFGLTDAVFAIRDGFFNLRFSIIPLTRIQSVSLHQGPIQRWRRVASVRAALVPGPVASMAEHVEVGRSLELWAQLSQASKVRREAEAPERWLSRVTEIVEATSQRAEGDK is encoded by the coding sequence ATGAGCGCGGACCTCTCCTCCGACGGCATCGCTCCCGAGGACTGGCAGCCGCTTCACCCACTCACCTACGTTCCCCGCGTCGTGGGAAGTGTCACGGGTATCGTCGGTGCGGTGTCCCTAAGCAACGCCTCCGCGATCGGGCGCATGCTCAACGGTGAGACGCCGCAGTGGTTTGAAACCACCGGCATCTTCCTTGGTCTTCTGATGATTGCGGGCATCGTCCTCGCCATCGCGGGCGCCTACTGCTACCTGGCGTGGACGAAGACTCGCTACGCGGTGAGCAATACGGCGATCTGGTACCGCGCCGGCATCCTCAAGCGTACGCAGCGCCACGCGCGGCTGACGCGCATCCAGACGATCAACGTGTCCTACTCGCTCGTCGGTCGCCTCCTGCGCCTGGGGTATCTGGACATCGAGGTCGCCGGCGGCACTGACTCGAGCATCAAGCTGGGCCTGCTGCCCGCGCAGTGTCTCGAGGAGCTGCGCGCCCTCCTTCTCGCGCTCGCGTCGGGCGCGATCGACGAGGTCGTGGATCCTGCGGACGTTACCGGCGCTTCGGCCCGCGTGGCGACGGCGAAGACGCCGCTGGAGGCCCCGGAGCGTCCCGTTTTCACGGTCGGCTTCGTGAAGCTCCTGGCGTCCATGCTGGCGACCATCGACAATGCGATCGCGCTGTTCTTCGGCATCTTCCTCCTGGGGCTCAACGGCTTCCTCGTGGGTGTCGTCGGGGTGACGTCGATCATGAGTTTCCTGGGCATCCTGGCGGGCGCGTTCAGCCTCCTGGTGGGCGTCTGGGCGCGTTTTGATCGAGAGTTCGGCTTTACCGCGGCGATCGCTGCCGACGGCGTGCGTATCGACCGTGGCCTGACGGCTCGCCGTCACGTGACGATCCCTCCGGGGCGCATCCACGCCATCGAGGTGAGCCAGCCGCTGATCTGGCGACTGTTTGGCTGGTATCGCGTGGAGATCACGCAGGCTGGCAACGCGGCGCACACGACGGACGAGAAGAACAAGGGCATGCAGGTGGATGTGGCCTCCGACGTGCTGCTTCCCGTCGGCAGCCGCGTGGAGGCCATCCAGGCGATCGCGATGGCGATCCCCGACCTGGGGGTCGAGGACCCCGACAGCTTCCTCGAGTCCCTCCGCGCCGGCACGGGCGAGGACCGCTGGATGACACCGATCCCGCATAGCGCGAGGATCCTGGATCCTCTCGTGTACAAGCGCCGTGCCTTCGGCCTGACCGATGCCGTGTTCGCGATCCGCGACGGCTTCTTCAACCTGCGCTTCTCGATCATCCCGCTGACGCGCATCCAGTCTGTGTCCCTGCATCAGGGGCCCATTCAGCGCTGGCGCCGCGTCGCCTCCGTGCGCGCCGCGCTGGTCCCCGGACCGGTGGCATCCATGGCCGAGCACGTCGAGGTGGGCCGCTCGCTGGAGCTGTGGGCGCAGCTGTCGCAGGCCTCGAAGGTCCGCCGCGAGGCCGAGGCTCCCGAGCGCTGGCTCTCGCGCGTCACCGAGATCGTCGAGGCGACCTCGCAGCGTGCGGAGGGCGACAAGTAG
- a CDS encoding PH domain-containing protein, which yields MLSQNSADVMSPDGVEFQHVSPKLATLRLGNALALCGVLCGAISALVLIVDIPALWWLMLVPAAIALFCLWLVPAQVRALRYALADTDFVIRRGVFSRSLTLVPYGRIQYVDIYQGPVLRLLGISTIKLSTASAQTDATLSGVPVADAARLRDVLAERGSAELMGL from the coding sequence ATGTTATCCCAGAACTCAGCGGACGTCATGTCTCCCGACGGCGTCGAATTCCAGCACGTGTCCCCTAAACTCGCGACCCTGCGCCTCGGTAACGCCCTCGCGCTGTGCGGCGTCCTGTGCGGAGCGATTTCCGCGCTCGTCCTCATCGTCGATATTCCGGCGCTGTGGTGGCTCATGCTCGTGCCCGCCGCCATTGCACTCTTCTGCTTGTGGCTCGTGCCCGCCCAGGTGCGCGCCCTGCGCTACGCACTGGCTGACACGGACTTTGTGATCCGCCGCGGCGTCTTTAGTCGCTCGCTGACCCTCGTGCCCTACGGTCGCATCCAGTATGTCGACATCTACCAGGGCCCCGTGCTGCGCCTGCTTGGCATCTCGACGATCAAGCTGTCGACCGCGAGCGCGCAGACGGATGCGACGCTGAGCGGTGTGCCCGTCGCGGATGCAGCCCGTCTGCGTGACGTCCTGGCGGAGCGCGGCTCGGCGGAGCTGATGGGCCTATGA
- a CDS encoding LytR C-terminal domain-containing protein: MPVGMHRPKPSKWKNVWPFLAILVIVPALGWAAATALSRQQATVSNVPSPAATTPSAAAPSASPTAEATASAEPTPSASSSSPSASSEPDHGAVIQVLNGTGTQGYAGQQAQILNQAGYAGTSAANADGWATQTSTVFYEDPRMEGTAKDVAAKLGISNVRQESGLGDPDIIVILR; this comes from the coding sequence ATGCCCGTCGGCATGCACCGCCCCAAGCCGTCCAAGTGGAAGAACGTCTGGCCTTTCCTGGCCATCCTCGTGATCGTTCCTGCCCTCGGATGGGCAGCGGCGACCGCACTGTCGCGCCAGCAGGCCACTGTCAGCAACGTGCCCAGCCCCGCCGCGACCACCCCGAGCGCCGCCGCTCCCTCCGCGTCACCCACGGCCGAGGCCACCGCGTCCGCTGAACCCACGCCTTCCGCCAGCTCCTCCTCACCGTCGGCTTCCTCTGAGCCCGACCACGGAGCTGTCATCCAGGTCCTCAACGGCACCGGAACCCAGGGATACGCCGGCCAGCAGGCTCAGATCCTGAACCAGGCCGGCTACGCGGGCACCTCCGCCGCGAACGCTGACGGCTGGGCCACGCAGACCTCCACCGTCTTCTACGAGGATCCCCGAATGGAGGGAACCGCGAAGGACGTTGCCGCCAAGCTGGGTATTTCCAACGTTCGCCAGGAGAGCGGCCTCGGAGACCCCGACATCATCGTGATCCTGCGATGA
- a CDS encoding Rossmann-like and DUF2520 domain-containing protein has protein sequence MSTPGRLGIGIIGMGHVGPVIGSALRAVGHQIVAVSASSNASRERADAMLPGVPIATPEEVVRRSEVVIVAVPDDQIGPLVSGLADLGAWQSGHIVIHLSGASGVGLLGAAAGAGAIPLAIHPAMTFTGTSVDVARLVGTPFAVTAAAPFLPIAQALVVEMGGEPVVVAEEDRPLYHAGLAHGANFIAGITVQTTRILAEAGIENPALYVRPLLEAALDRALTEGVAGISGPAARGDAGTIAAHARCLGAREDLAGERDTYADMTRALTRLLRDARLLDERAATSVEAALLDPDA, from the coding sequence ATGAGTACCCCCGGACGCCTCGGAATCGGCATCATCGGCATGGGCCACGTCGGGCCCGTCATCGGCTCTGCGCTGCGCGCGGTCGGCCACCAGATCGTTGCCGTCTCCGCGTCCTCGAACGCCTCGCGCGAGCGCGCCGACGCGATGCTGCCCGGCGTGCCGATCGCCACGCCCGAGGAGGTCGTGCGACGCTCCGAGGTGGTCATCGTGGCCGTCCCTGACGACCAGATTGGCCCCCTTGTGAGCGGCCTGGCCGACCTGGGCGCCTGGCAGAGTGGGCACATCGTCATTCACCTGTCGGGTGCCTCCGGCGTGGGGCTGCTCGGCGCCGCCGCGGGCGCGGGAGCGATCCCGCTCGCCATCCACCCGGCGATGACCTTCACCGGTACCAGCGTCGACGTGGCGCGCCTCGTGGGCACGCCCTTCGCTGTGACGGCCGCGGCCCCCTTCCTGCCGATCGCCCAGGCTCTCGTCGTCGAAATGGGTGGCGAACCCGTCGTCGTCGCTGAGGAGGACCGACCCCTCTACCACGCGGGTCTCGCCCACGGTGCGAACTTCATCGCCGGAATCACCGTGCAGACAACGCGCATTTTGGCCGAGGCCGGCATTGAAAACCCCGCCCTCTACGTGCGCCCCCTCCTCGAGGCCGCCCTCGACCGTGCCCTCACCGAGGGGGTCGCGGGTATCTCCGGGCCCGCCGCCCGCGGGGACGCGGGAACGATCGCCGCACACGCGCGCTGCCTGGGGGCCCGGGAGGATCTCGCCGGGGAACGCGACACCTACGCGGACATGACCCGTGCCCTGACCCGCCTGCTGCGCGACGCACGTCTCCTCGACGAACGGGCCGCCACCAGCGTCGAGGCCGCCCTCCTCGACCCGGACGCCTGA
- a CDS encoding HD domain-containing protein yields the protein MGAQAPQWLLTSFVDAMQQIGATATRSDLETESVDLAERWSAPERQLHNVRRLMNTLTHIDEISSSAHDPDILRVAAWYHGAFLNKALDIKLGGFQANFASTRCIDHAHNRLTNLGVPEEVVARIDELIAFLTRHRAPRTDFDAQVLVDADLAVLACSPQDYKKLRTSLRAELSELNDLQFTKARMALVKKLLSYETIYQSPLGSAWEDTARANLEVELTRLEREKAQLCQAAQAEDTDDTEDADDTDEVVEDSTTTTGTLIIKRRSIKKCIPVASPDDEATSTGVLPRKIEEDTDSDEDEEATSSLESAVESLDLPTSD from the coding sequence ATGGGTGCTCAAGCACCTCAGTGGCTGCTGACGTCTTTCGTTGACGCCATGCAGCAAATCGGCGCAACCGCGACCCGGTCAGACCTCGAAACCGAAAGCGTCGACCTCGCGGAGCGCTGGAGCGCGCCCGAACGCCAATTGCACAACGTGCGTCGGCTCATGAACACGCTCACCCATATCGATGAAATCTCGTCGTCCGCGCACGATCCCGACATCCTGCGTGTCGCCGCGTGGTACCACGGCGCCTTCCTCAACAAGGCCCTCGACATCAAGCTCGGCGGGTTCCAAGCGAACTTCGCCTCCACCCGCTGCATCGATCACGCGCACAACCGCCTCACCAACCTCGGTGTGCCCGAGGAAGTCGTCGCCCGCATCGACGAGCTGATCGCGTTCCTCACGCGCCACCGCGCGCCTCGCACCGACTTCGACGCGCAGGTGCTTGTCGACGCGGACCTAGCGGTCCTGGCCTGCAGCCCGCAGGACTACAAGAAACTCCGCACGTCGCTACGCGCCGAACTCAGCGAGCTCAACGACCTGCAGTTCACCAAGGCTCGTATGGCACTCGTCAAGAAGCTCCTGAGCTACGAGACGATCTACCAGTCCCCCCTCGGCTCCGCGTGGGAGGACACCGCCCGCGCAAACCTCGAGGTTGAGCTCACCCGCCTCGAGCGCGAGAAGGCCCAGCTGTGCCAGGCCGCCCAGGCCGAGGACACGGACGACACCGAGGATGCGGACGACACCGACGAGGTCGTGGAGGACTCCACGACGACAACCGGCACGCTGATCATCAAGCGCCGTTCGATCAAGAAGTGCATCCCCGTTGCTTCCCCGGACGACGAGGCCACGTCCACCGGCGTCCTGCCCCGCAAGATCGAGGAAGACACCGACTCGGACGAGGACGAGGAGGCCACCTCCTCCCTTGAGTCCGCCGTCGAATCCCTGGACCTTCCCACGTCCGACTGA
- the groL gene encoding chaperonin GroEL (60 kDa chaperone family; promotes refolding of misfolded polypeptides especially under stressful conditions; forms two stacked rings of heptamers to form a barrel-shaped 14mer; ends can be capped by GroES; misfolded proteins enter the barrel where they are refolded when GroES binds) → MSKIIKFDEDARRGMENGLNLLADTVKVTLGPKGRNVVLDKKWGAPTITKDGVSVAKEIDLDDPFERIGAELVKEVAKKTDDVAGDGTTTATVLAQALVHEGLRNVAAGSNPIALKRGIDQAVEAIVEQLHVDAKPVETTEQIAATASISANDPAIGKLIAEAFEKVGAEGVVTVEETNSFDTTLETTEGMRFDKGYLSAYFVTDQERQEAVLEDAYVLLMDSKISNVKDIVPVLEKVMQTGKPLAIIAEDVEGEALATLVVNKIRGTFKSVAVKAPGFGERRKAMLQDMAILTGGQVISETVGLSLENADLELLGRARKIVVSKDETTIVEGAGDKDMLDARVRQIRQEIENTDSDYDREKLQERLAKLAGGVAVIKSGAATEVELKERKHRIEDAVRNARAASEEGLVAGGGVALIQAATVALPKLDALTGDEATGVNIVRLAISAPLKQIAENAGVEGGVVADRVANMEPGHGLNAATGEYTDLMAAGISDPVKVTRSALQNAASIAGMFLTTEAVVADKPEAPAAGGDDAGAGMGGMY, encoded by the coding sequence ATGAGCAAGATCATCAAGTTCGATGAGGATGCCCGTCGTGGCATGGAGAACGGCCTCAACCTGCTGGCCGACACCGTCAAGGTGACGCTTGGCCCCAAGGGCCGCAACGTCGTGCTGGACAAGAAGTGGGGCGCCCCCACGATCACCAAGGATGGCGTCTCCGTCGCTAAGGAAATCGACCTCGACGATCCGTTCGAGCGCATCGGTGCCGAGCTGGTGAAGGAAGTCGCCAAGAAGACCGACGACGTCGCGGGTGACGGCACCACCACCGCGACCGTTCTGGCCCAGGCGCTGGTCCACGAGGGCCTGCGTAACGTCGCCGCCGGCTCCAACCCGATCGCCCTTAAGCGCGGCATCGACCAGGCCGTCGAGGCCATCGTTGAGCAGCTTCACGTGGACGCCAAGCCCGTCGAGACCACCGAGCAGATTGCGGCCACGGCCTCCATCTCCGCCAACGATCCCGCCATCGGCAAGCTCATCGCCGAGGCCTTCGAAAAGGTCGGCGCCGAGGGTGTCGTCACCGTCGAGGAGACCAACTCCTTCGACACCACCCTGGAGACCACCGAGGGTATGCGCTTCGACAAGGGCTACCTGTCGGCCTACTTCGTGACCGACCAGGAGCGCCAGGAAGCCGTCCTCGAGGACGCCTACGTCCTCCTCATGGACTCCAAGATCTCTAACGTCAAGGACATCGTCCCCGTCCTGGAGAAGGTCATGCAGACCGGCAAGCCCCTCGCGATCATCGCCGAGGACGTCGAGGGCGAAGCCCTCGCCACGCTGGTTGTCAACAAGATCCGCGGCACCTTCAAGTCCGTGGCTGTCAAGGCCCCCGGCTTCGGCGAGCGCCGCAAGGCGATGCTGCAGGACATGGCTATCCTGACGGGCGGCCAGGTCATCTCCGAGACCGTCGGCCTCTCCCTTGAGAACGCTGACCTTGAGCTGCTGGGCCGTGCCCGCAAGATCGTTGTCTCCAAGGACGAGACCACCATCGTCGAGGGCGCTGGCGACAAGGACATGCTGGATGCCCGCGTGCGCCAGATCCGCCAGGAGATCGAGAACACCGACTCCGACTACGACCGCGAGAAGCTGCAGGAGCGCCTCGCCAAGCTGGCTGGCGGCGTCGCCGTCATCAAGTCCGGCGCGGCCACCGAGGTTGAGCTCAAGGAGCGCAAGCACCGAATCGAGGACGCCGTTCGTAACGCTCGCGCGGCTTCCGAAGAGGGCCTGGTCGCCGGCGGCGGCGTCGCCCTGATCCAGGCTGCCACCGTGGCGCTGCCCAAGCTCGACGCCCTCACCGGCGACGAGGCGACCGGCGTCAACATCGTGCGCCTGGCCATCTCTGCCCCGCTCAAGCAGATCGCTGAGAACGCGGGCGTCGAGGGCGGCGTGGTTGCTGACCGCGTTGCGAACATGGAGCCCGGCCACGGCCTGAACGCCGCGACCGGCGAGTACACCGACCTCATGGCCGCCGGCATCTCTGACCCGGTCAAGGTCACCCGTTCTGCGCTGCAGAACGCTGCGTCGATCGCAGGCATGTTCCTGACGACCGAGGCCGTTGTCGCCGACAAGCCCGAGGCTCCGGCCGCCGGTGGCGACGACGCTGGCGCTGGCATGGGCGGCATGTACTGA
- a CDS encoding WXG100 family type VII secretion target encodes MTAYAVDAEQIAAASAQACTTASTIRTEVDTMMAQLLALQDTWTGGAQVNFQATITQWQGIQAQTHDALDAISSQMQVAASTYADAETHSASLFAGV; translated from the coding sequence ATGACCGCATACGCCGTCGACGCCGAACAAATTGCTGCTGCCTCCGCGCAGGCCTGCACAACCGCATCCACCATCCGCACCGAAGTGGACACGATGATGGCCCAGCTGCTCGCCCTTCAGGACACGTGGACCGGCGGGGCGCAGGTGAACTTCCAGGCGACTATCACCCAGTGGCAGGGCATCCAGGCGCAGACACACGACGCCCTGGATGCGATCTCCTCGCAGATGCAGGTCGCAGCCTCCACCTACGCCGACGCAGAGACACATTCCGCTTCCCTGTTTGCGGGGGTCTGA
- a CDS encoding sensor histidine kinase, whose protein sequence is MHRSLAQRIEAWWDSKPLSAQLVTLITLLLAIGLSLSGTVMIGLLQRHLTSQIDDQLVATAHTMQISGSAATFSADGQGGIPTLYYIHIHDTAGGDRYFYSEDTLKASGKPNLPELVDTSSAPISSFRTLPVTVSSSKAGLGWRALVVPVYEQDSGLFSGYMTIALPLSDMQHTLRTTASYFAVAGIIIVLIGGWTGRVLVRRALLPLRSIESTAGKIAAGDLTKRVTPHPPTTEVGSLSLSLNAMLTQVEQSFEARQASEQKIKRFVSDASHELRTPLAAISGYCELYAMGGVPAERIEEVMGRIASESSRMATLVEDLLTLARLDEGRPLEITDIDLVKLADNAVFDLQALDPTRTVGLTGINSRTPPMTLIVPGDRDRLSQVFTNLIGNIVRYTPEGSPVEIALGRSGDTAIVELRDHGPGIDETDRGRVFERFYRADTSRNRKSGGSGLGLAIVSGILTAHKGNASLTKTKGGGLTVRIELPTA, encoded by the coding sequence GTGCACCGTAGCCTGGCCCAACGCATCGAGGCGTGGTGGGACTCCAAGCCGCTATCCGCGCAGCTCGTCACGCTCATCACGCTGCTCCTGGCCATCGGACTATCCCTGTCCGGCACGGTCATGATCGGCCTCCTCCAGCGCCACCTCACCTCCCAGATCGACGACCAGCTCGTCGCCACCGCGCACACCATGCAGATCTCCGGATCGGCGGCAACCTTCTCTGCCGACGGCCAGGGCGGCATCCCCACCCTCTACTACATTCACATCCACGACACCGCCGGGGGCGATCGGTACTTCTACTCGGAGGACACCCTCAAGGCCTCGGGCAAGCCCAACCTGCCCGAACTCGTCGACACGAGCTCCGCGCCCATCTCATCCTTCCGCACCCTCCCGGTCACCGTCTCCTCTTCCAAGGCCGGCCTCGGCTGGCGCGCCCTCGTCGTCCCCGTGTACGAGCAGGACTCCGGCCTGTTCTCCGGATACATGACGATCGCCCTGCCCCTGTCGGACATGCAGCACACCCTGCGCACCACGGCCTCGTACTTCGCGGTCGCCGGCATCATCATCGTCCTCATCGGGGGCTGGACCGGGCGCGTCCTCGTGCGCCGCGCCCTCCTCCCCCTGCGTTCCATCGAATCCACCGCCGGAAAGATCGCCGCCGGCGACCTCACCAAGCGCGTCACCCCGCACCCTCCCACGACCGAGGTCGGCTCACTCTCACTCTCGCTCAACGCCATGCTCACCCAGGTCGAGCAATCCTTCGAAGCCCGCCAGGCCTCGGAACAAAAGATCAAACGATTCGTCTCCGACGCCTCCCACGAGCTGCGCACCCCCCTCGCAGCCATCTCCGGCTACTGCGAGCTCTACGCTATGGGCGGGGTGCCCGCCGAGCGCATCGAGGAAGTCATGGGGCGCATCGCTTCCGAATCCTCGCGCATGGCCACCCTCGTCGAAGACCTCCTCACCCTTGCCCGCCTCGACGAAGGCCGCCCCCTCGAGATCACCGACATCGACCTCGTCAAGCTCGCCGATAACGCCGTCTTCGACCTCCAAGCCCTCGACCCCACGCGCACGGTCGGCCTCACCGGCATCAACAGCCGCACTCCCCCGATGACCCTCATCGTCCCCGGTGACCGCGACCGCCTCTCGCAGGTCTTCACCAACCTCATCGGCAACATCGTGCGCTACACCCCTGAAGGCTCCCCCGTCGAAATCGCGCTCGGACGCAGCGGCGACACCGCGATCGTCGAACTGCGTGACCACGGGCCCGGCATCGACGAAACTGACCGCGGACGCGTCTTCGAACGCTTCTACCGCGCGGACACATCGCGCAACCGCAAGTCCGGGGGCTCCGGCCTCGGCCTCGCAATCGTCTCCGGCATCCTCACAGCTCACAAGGGCAACGCATCGCTCACCAAAACGAAAGGCGGCGGCCTCACCGTTCGCATCGAACTCCCCACAGCGTGA